The sequence atattggtgtctgggtccagaccatgacattccctttctcttgcagtgtgaagtgttgaggcacacagagcaatgcagaaagcacaaaacaccaagttaccgttaccaagttggaaactgtatctgcaccctatcagcatggtcatcttctttctcactgtcccatgccaagagagagcctccccaatttgaccactgctttggctagagaaaacccacacaattctaatcctcatcgcagtggcacagggagatgtgcatgaagggcgggaatgggaagggtgctacatagacaagcaaggggaatccagggatagccacacacttgtgactaagacacagtggcttagggaaatgcacagttctggggcatgaaggtcctagcaagaaagactgcagaagtcccaagcccttcccctctgctctgtcgagccctgggctccccagtgccaggcagagacggccatattggaaagaactctccccccagtgcccctcccactttccgttgggcttagaatgttggtcgttgggcttagaatgttggtcgttgggctcagaatgttggtcgctgggctcggaatgttggtcagttggagcccacggccgccagagacagcagcacggagctgtgctggcacgcaggagcactgggaggaggcaggatctgaccgagcggcaccgaaccggcaccggcacctcgcctcccatccccgctgtcgccgactggcccgcgtcctcggtccacggcgagggtcctcctctcccgggcaggatgggccaggccaactgctgctgcggctccaggtgagctctccctgtgcctcgggggcacggccgggacccgcggtggcagcggcctttctcatgcccgccgctctctgctctgcagggaggctctcgccgacgccgaggcggtgctgagcgcggacgtgcggctgacccggggccgcaagaggagcgagagacgccttctcctcctccaggaggaactggtgatcgccaagttgcagtaagaccctcagagcccagctgcctttcccccagccctggccctggccccagccccgggacaccccggccccagccccaggccccggccccttggtgctggatgcgcccatcgatgtctgtcccaagggcaggtgggggacagggctcggcccggggggaccccgaggaggacacccccagctcaccgcctgcctctcctctctgctctctgcagacgcggcaccagcctgcgcccacagctccgcctggccctggaccagctgtgggtgctgagcggcggaaaggaggcggcgggggacgaggaagaggagaaaggcgGCGATGAGGACAGGACCTCCATCCTTCTCGTCTGGCCCAGCGGCTCCTGCATCGCCACTTTCGGGTGAGTGCCACGGCCAGGCGGGAGACGTTCCCAAGCACACCCGCACCATCGTGAGAACGGCCTCTGCCCTGCGtccagagcctgggcagggatcGAGCAGCAtgccggcagggagggatgggggcatggGCAGGTCCCGCATcccctttgggtccccagaaggggagggcgaaagcagctgctctggcaggacacggggagccagggctcgggcagcgcctctgtcctgccccacggggcttcgtcccgctctggcgtccttccccacggggcagggctgcgcaggcgcccgcctctgcccacgggctggggggcagcggggcctgacgctggttctcctctctttctgcagctcccgggcgctgaaggagctgtgggtgggcacgctccTGGGGTAAGccgcggggatgctgcaggtgcagccggacgggggaacgcagctcctcagctggggagaggtgcccccgtggctgccggcagctctcgctcgggcagagctgccgcaggagggagaagaggcagcttggggctcagccagctctctccctgtcccttcccggtgcACAGGATACCAGaaggagccaagagagcccGGGTGACGCCTGTCCCGTCCATcaggctcctggagaaggagctgggccgcCGCCACACCGTGAGTGCCTGcccggtctgggctctgcccccgagccctggtcctccagccgagcgagcggcagaggcatcgctgctcacctgcctccgctccttctctcttgcccagtggaggacattaagcgccgggagcctggagaggctgatggagggccaggccgaggtgagaagggctgcctttcgcctgcctctggctgtgccggcacgtgcggccagtggggtgagggatggagggaagggtggtgccgctcggggagcggagagggttggggagccgcCGGGAATGCCGGCACATCCTGgccggcggtgctggggggaaacctgccccgcggggcagagagcccgggagggcagagggtcccggctctgccacgctcaggctgccggtgccggctggcagctcgccggcggccctttgcaccgcggggctgctctctgagcgcagcctggttcttgcaggctggtcccaagcaagggcctccGACGGTCCCGCCGAGCAGCGGAGGGGGACTTTGCCACGCACCGGGTGAGTTTCGGGAAGAACGGTAAGCTCCTGCAagcgctggagctgtgctcacttgtccctcgagtgtcgccatgcaggttgggcagcccgaggcaggatgtcacctccaggaggaaggaaggacggacacccgctgggcagcggccgctggacgtggttctgcggggacacggagcctctgctgctgcccacagcttggaggaggacagggcgagggctgggccaggctctcctctcctggtggcatgccggctctcaggagcctcccaactggagctgctgagccggAGCTCGgaggtccagctgctggctccctgcccgtcctgctgcaccgctcagcaccacgctgcgggcagggcaggccccggGAGCGCTGGCCTGGCGGTCTCCGTTGACGGGCTCTTGCtcggctttcctttgcagcaggagggagcagcagcagcaggaggaggaggatggggctgccctggccctttgctcgtcggaggaccccggccgctgcccaggcgccagggcaggtgggctctggctgcagcagggcgctctttggccagcccctggcagccctctgcggggaggacggctccctgccccggcccatccaggtaagccagcctggccgggggcgtccccagccctccagatgcTCCCTAGAGGCGGTGGGAgccctccctccggctgctccacagggcgtccccaggagctgcggggATGGTggcttgggctcttcacccccagcaaggagctcgctctggggcagtgctctggccaccgctgtcggaaggcagctcctcggccaagcaactgtcctcctgcctctcctgcaggagctgctggctgtcctgcgccGGGAAGGACCGTCGACGGAGGGGATATTCCGCAAAGCTGCCAGCGGGACGGAACttcgggagctgcgggaggccctggaccGCGACGCCGATGTCGACCTGGGCAACCAGCCTGCACTCCTGCTGGCCGccgtcttgaaggtgagcgcttctgacctgcggctggaggagctcctggccggcctggaaacttcaaaggctcacccagagcccttggcattgcaggacttcctccgaagcatccccgacaagctgctggtgacccacctctacgaggactggatggcagccatggagaggaccagcaaggaggagaaggtctccgagctgaaagcgtaagtgtgggcagcagcctgcctgttgagcaggagccctggccgctggctgagagcacctggaaagctgggcaactcagccgctggctcccccctgccttggaCAACAGGCCTgggcaaaatctgctttgtcaaCCTAGTgtccctgttccctcagggtggccgagaagttgcctgcagccaacctcttcctcctcaagcggctgctgtccctcctccagcacatcggccgcaacgcagccaccagcaggatgagctgcagcaacctggccatctgccttgggccaaacctgctgagcccacccgacgaggacctgctcccgctccaggccatgctggaggtgaccgagaaggtgcgctgtgttggcaagccggctgcagccttgccggcctatccgagcttggctgctcagaggtccctggctgcctcctcccttgagcaaatgccggtggggtggctgcctgcaaaggcagccccgcagccacagccatctgtgcagaggcaagggtcgggagtgggaaaggctgcttgggacaacttcaggcagctgggttgagagcaagggtttgatgtgtgcaggtgaacacgCTGGCgctgtttatgattgaaaattgCGGCGACAttgttggggaggaggtggctggccgctcctgtccatcagctgGGGAGTCGCCAGCCCCcacggacggagccacaggtatgaggaggaactcagggctgtcccaggctggggctcgggataccagaaacctcaacgTCAAGAAGAAAACCGGTgtagggcttggggtgggttttgctttaggtgtgCTACTTCCAAGGcgtcactgctgcacatggttttgctttctagacctgtgtttggaagagcaaagtggccctgcaggcagaggagaccagggccaccaggcagaagccattctgcatgcatccccctctctgggtgtcctcaaaggagctgggggagacatgGTGGCGGAGTCCAAAACGACAGAGGtatgtcagctctgctccacaagcaccgtgacagtGTCTCTCGGGTAGGAGGGTAGTTTCTGAGGAGGCCAAGTAGCTGCTGGGCCTCCTCCGGCCAGACGATggcttgtgtgtttggggttcctcctcctcccccacggAATCATACGTTgtatggaaaactggaaaggtcctttctcaaatgcattaagcatgtgcttaatccaaccaaatacctacaaaaagacAGCGGGGAGTAGCTGTCAACTTGAGAGGGCTTTTGCTCGgatcctacttcatcacagtttcatcaagtctgttttggggcaggtggactgtgcaa comes from Buteo buteo unplaced genomic scaffold, bButBut1.hap1.1 HAP1_SCAFFOLD_216, whole genome shotgun sequence and encodes:
- the LOC142028247 gene encoding uncharacterized protein LOC142028247, with product MRTGPPSFSSGPAAPASPLSGECHGQAGDVPKHTRTIVRTASALRPEPGQGSSSMPAGRDGGMGRIPEGAKRARVTPVPSIRLLEKELGRRHTGVPRSCGDGGLGSSPPARSSLWGSALATAVGRQLLGQATVLLPLLQELLAVLRREGPSTEGIFRKAASGTELRELREALDRDADVDLGNQPALLLAAVLKDFLRSIPDKLLVTHLYEDWMAAMERTSKEEKVSELKAVAEKLPAANLFLLKRLLSLLQHIGRNAATSRMSCSNLAICLGPNLLSPPDEDLLPLQAMLEVTEKVRCVGKPAAALPAYPSLAAQRSLAASSLEQMPVGWLPAKAAPQPQPSVQRQGSGVGKAAWDNFRQLG